The following proteins are co-located in the Pomacea canaliculata isolate SZHN2017 linkage group LG8, ASM307304v1, whole genome shotgun sequence genome:
- the LOC112571019 gene encoding paired box protein Pax-1-like, with the protein MEHQTYGEVNQLGGVFVNGRPLPNAIRLRIVELAQLGVRPCDISRQLRVSHGCVSKILARYNETGSILPGAIGGSKPRVTTPNVVKHIKSYKERDPGIFAWEIRDKLLSDGICDKYNVPSVSSISRILRNKIGKRQQQPLPVPADRSQVSYGYGGPQPGAPGPSLYNQFYPYSCPAAPPMPSPMSPSQMVPHPHHPGHPHHHPPHPQHQAPMGPGIPGMTGLQGKNPGGGSTCMVRAWPSSHSVHDLLAFRAPQSMGQHMPVTPESINAAAGIGHHHHHHNPHYNMSNYYMKPPMSPMYLQS; encoded by the exons AGCACCAGACTTACGGGGAGGTGAACCAGCTGGGCGGGGTCTTCGTCAACGGTCGACCCCTCCCCAACGCCATCCGCCTGCGCATCGTGGAGCTGGCGCAGCTGGGGGTGCGGCCATGTGACATTTCCCGCCAGCTGCGCGTGTCGCACGGCTGCGTCAGCAAGATCCTGGCCCGCTACAACGAGACGGGCTCCATCCTGCCGGGGGCCATCGGGGGCTCCAAGCCGCGCGTCACCACGCCCAACGTCGTCAAGCACATCAAGTCGTACAAGGAGCGGGATCCCGGGATCTTCGCCTGGGAGATCCGAGACAAGCTCCTGTCTGACGGCATCTGCGACAAGTACAACGTGCCCTCCGTCAGCTCCATCAGCAGGATCCTGCGCAACAAGATCGG GAAGCGGCAGCAGCAGCCCCTCCCAGTCCCAGCAGATCGATCTCAAGTCTCATATGGGTATGGTGGGCCCCAACCCGGTGCTCCGGGGCCCTCGCTGTACAATCAGTTCTACCCGTACTCGTGCCCGGCGGCTCCTCCCATGCCGTCCCCCATGTCTCCGTCACAGATGGTACCCCACCCCCATCATCCTGGCCACCCGCATCACCACCCTCCTCACCCGCAGCACCAAGCACCCATGGGTCCCGGTATCCCAGGCATGACCGGTCTGCAGGGCAAGAACCCGGGTGGAGGCTCCACCTGCATGGTGCGCGCCTGGCCCTCCTCCCACTCCGTCCATGACCTGTTGGCCTTCCGCGCCCCGCAGTCCATGGGTCAGCACATGCCCGTGACCCCGGAGTCCATCAACGCCGCGGCCGGCATCggtcaccaccaccatcaccacaacccGCACTACAACATGTCCAACTACTACATGAAGCCGCCCATGTCGCCCATGTACCTCCAGAGCTGA